A region of Mustela lutreola isolate mMusLut2 chromosome 17, mMusLut2.pri, whole genome shotgun sequence DNA encodes the following proteins:
- the LOC131819672 gene encoding acyl-coenzyme A synthetase ACSM2B, mitochondrial-like, whose product MHWLWKLQQVCIRWGTQMSSRTVHLHTKQLTSLQWGHQEAPEKFNFASDVIDHWASMEKAGKRPPGPALWWVNGDGDEVVWNFSQLRELSQQAANVLSGACSLQPGDRVAVVLPRVPEWWLVTLGCMRAGLVFMPGTIQMKAKDILYRLQESKARAIVAGDEVSQIVDTVASECPSLKMKLLVSEKSRDGWLDFKTLLREASTNHCCVETGSQEAAAIYFTSGTSGLPKMAEHSHASLGIKAKMDAGKWMGLQASDIIWTISDTAWILNILTSFLQPWIAGACTFIHLLPKFDPEVILKVLSSYPINNMVGAPIIYRMLIQQDLSSYKFPHLQNCFSGGESLLTDTLENWRAQTGLDIREFYGQTETGLTCRVSKTMKLKPGYLGTAIPHYDVQVLDDNGKILPPGTQGDLGIRVKPIRPIGIFSGYVDNPEKTAANIRGDFWILGDRAIKDQDGYFQYLGRGDEIINSSGYRIGPSEVENALMEHPAVVETAVVSSPDPVRGEVVKAFVVLAPEFLSHDSNQLTKELQQHVKSVTAPYKYPRKVEFVSDLPKTVTGKIQRKILRDKEWKTSRQAGPQ is encoded by the exons ATGCACTGGCTGTGGAAGCTCCAGCAGGTTTGCATCCGATGGGGGACCCAGATGTCTAGTCGCACTGTCCACCTTCATACCAAGCAACTGACATCCCTGCAGTGGGGTCACCAGGAGGCCCCTGAGAAATTTAACTTTGCTAGTGATGTGATAGATCACTGGGCTAGCATGGAAAAG GCTGGCAAGCGACCTCCAGGCCCAGCCCTCTGGTGGGTGAACGGTGATGGGGATGAAGTAGTGTGGAACTTCAGCCAACTGAGGGAACTCAGCCAGCAGGCAGCCAATGTCCTTTCGGGGGCATGCAGCCTGCAGCCTGGGGACCGTGTGGCGGTGGTGCTGCCCCGCGTGCCTGAGTGGTGGCTGGTGACTCTGGGCTGCATGCGAGCAG GCCTTGTCTTCATGCCCGGGACTATCCAAATGAAAGCAAAGGACATCCTCTACAGGCTGCAGGAGTCTAAAGCTAGGGCCATCGTGGCTGGGGATGAAGTGTCCCAGATAGTGGACACCGTGGCCTCTGAGTGCCCTTCTCTGAAAATGAAGCTACTGGTATCTGAGAAAAGCCGGGATGGGTGGCTTGACTTTAAGACTCTACTACG AGAAGCATCTACCAATCATTGCTGTGTGGAGACTGGAAGCCAAGAAGCAGCTGCCATCTACTTCACCAGTGGGACTAGTGGTCTTCCGAAGATGGCGGAACACTCCCACGCCAGCCTGGGCATCAAGGCCAAGATGGATGCTGG CAAATGGATGGGCCTGCAAGCCTCTGACATAATATGGACCATATCAGACACAGCTTGGATACTGAACATCTTGACTTCATTTCTGCAACCTTGGATAGCAGGAGCGTGCACATTTATCCATCTTTTGCCAAAGTTTGACCCAGAAGTCATTCTAAAG GTGCTGTCCAGCTACCCCATCAACAACATGGTAGGAGCACCCATCATTTACCGGATGTTGATACAACAGGATCTTTCTAG TTACAAGTTCCCACATCTACAGAACTGCTTCAGTGGTGGAGAATCCCTCCTTACAGACACTTTGGAGAACTGGAGGGCCCAGACGGGACTGGACATCCGAGAATTCTATGGCCAGACAGAAACG GGACTCACTTGCAGAGTTTCCAAGACCATGAAACTCAAACCTGGTTACCTGGGAACTGCTATTCCCCATTATGATGTGCAG GTCTTGGACGACAACGGCAAGATCTTGCCTCCTGGTACACAGGGAGACTTGGGCATCAGGGTAAAGCCCATCAGACCTATAGGCATCTTCTCTGGCTATGTG GACAATCCTGAGAAGACAGCAGCCAACATTCGAGGGGATTTTTGGATCCTTGGAGATCGGGCAATCAAGGATCAAGATGGCTATTTCCAGTACCTGGGGCGGGGAGATGAAATCATTAACTCTAGCGG GTACCGGATTGGGCCCTCAGAGGTTGAGAATGCACTGATGGAGCATCCGGCTGTGGTTGAGACGGCTGTAGTCAGCAGCCCTGACCCTGTCCGAGGAGAG GTGGTAAAGGCATTTGTGGTCCTGGCCCCAGAGTTTCTGTCCCATGACTCTAACCAGCTCACCAAGGAGCTGCAGCAGCACGTGAAGTCAGTGACAGCCCCATACAAGTACCCAAGGAAG GTGGAGTTTGTCTCAGACCTGCCCAAGACTGTCACAGGGAAAATCCAGCGGAAGATTCTTCGAGACAAGGAGTGGAAGACATCTAGGCAAGCTGGGCCCCAGTGA